Sequence from the Magallana gigas chromosome 4, xbMagGiga1.1, whole genome shotgun sequence genome:
CGCCGTGACGCAGAATCCCCCGGATGTTATGTTTTTAATACATCGATGACATCGCTACAAGAAAGTGACACATTAATTCTTGATTGTGAAATAATTATCATAAGTCCGATAAGGCTATTAGGGATAAATACTACAGTATCATAAACTTGAAATAGAACTATCAAAAAGTATGATTTGATTGAATTAAGAGACATACGATGCAAAAGTTGCCAAATTTATTTCACTCTGCTATatggattttctttaaaatgccAAGAAGCACGTAGGCAGCCATGAAAAAAACACCACCCTTTGGGCATCAAAACAAATCCGATCGTTATGATAAGCAAACAAAACCAGAAAATCTTGTTGCATTGAAATCTTAGCTACTAATTATCTGGTTTCTTGCAGGGACTAGGTTTAGGTTTGGTTGTAACTTCATGTAAAACAACCCCACTTCCTGCTCCTGATGCCAAAGACACGTGTTTCAGTCGTTCTGAGAAGCAGATAGATCACCATATGTTTAGTGATAGATTTCTAAGCACTCCGAGACAGTATctagagtacatgtacatacaaccCCAGGGACTCGGAAACACATACAGCTTGGTGGGGTGGGAGGGAAGGGGCTTTATCACAGCAAATAGTGTAGGCTTCCATGAAAACCTATAGCATGCGCGATCTAGAAAATGGGGAGAGGGGCCGAGGTTAAATTATGTTTGACGGGAAAAGGGGAGGGGGCTCAAAGACCAGGTTTATggtaattttatttagaaaaataagttTGATTAGTTTTAGCTTCCTTGTTCCGTGCTTACATTGTTTTAGTGGTTTTGGTGTTGGCTAAATGAACCGCTTCTAAGTAAGTCAATTGTGAGTGACAAATTATAAGTAATGATTTCACCACGTACAAAGTTGGTCGCCTCTTTAACCTCCATGACCTGACCCACCCCGGCAGCCCTCTGCCGTCGCTTGTAACAGAACTTGTGGAACTTGGCGAGTTCGCTTTCGGTCAGACTGCTGCAGAACTTGGGGTGAAGGTCGTGAAGGGGGAGTTGTTTTTGAAGCTGCCTCCTCCTAAGCTGGGCCGCGAACAGCTGTTTGTCTGGCGGCATCATGGAGATGTATTTCTGTGATCGCTAGCCAAAGTACAAAACGTGTCTAAATTACCTATACCATTatcttttataaacaaattgCGCAATTTTCTCTCCGCAACGAAATGTGGTTTAAGGTTACCACAGAACTTATTTCAAACAAACGAACAGGGATCAGAATGTTAACTGATTTTGTTATTTGTCAagcataaataaatgaattatcaGCTTTGAAAGTATATGGTCTATTAAAGCTGGAATTCAAATCAACACAATACTTTATACATTTTAAGCACGACGTGAATATGATATAgaaaaagttacatgtatttatttctaaaacctACACAGTCTTAAACAAGTTGTCTATGATTTGTTTCGCGTGTTACTGGTAACTTACTATATTTTCTGCAATGACCCGCGATAGAACAATGTCTGTTTCTGACCCATGTATATCAGTGAGTGTTTTTGGGTCATCAACGTAGGCTGTCCCAGTACTCCCAGACACGCGACAGTTGTTGGATGTTATGGAGGTAACACAGTTTTGGGTATCGGGTATTCGCTGTTCACTGATCACGTGGACACTACCCGTGGGCCGAGGAATACTATCAAGAAGCATTCCGATGGGCTGACCATCATCGCTCTCGTTTCCATGGAGATCGTGGTCCTCTCTAGAGCAGCGGCAGTGTTTGCATATTTTTCTAAGGTGTAATACAAGAAGAACTTTCTAACCGATGTTGGAAAGAGATAAATCTTTAAGAGAAGCGCATTAAATCAAAACATGCTGATCTATCTGGGTTCTGATCAATACTCTATACCTCCAGTAATGAAGCTCGAGACCCGGGCAATCGTCTCCACATCTCAGACAGCGCTGATACTTGGGGATCAGAGGGATCCGAAATTCTACCTAGATAAGGaggaaa
This genomic interval carries:
- the LOC105326660 gene encoding testin isoform X2, whose protein sequence is MFFGACSSVIENIFCYLLCVFNSRRKLFTDARGFYHFEFTMAYGPVPVNRKVEFRIPLIPKYQRCLRCGDDCPGLELHYWRKICKHCRCSREDHDLHGNESDDGQPIGMLLDSIPRPTGSVHVISEQRIPDTQNCVTSITSNNCRVSGSTGTAYVDDPKTLTDIHGSETDIVLSRVIAENIRSQKYISMMPPDKQLFAAQLRRRQLQKQLPLHDLHPKFCSSLTESELAKFHKFCYKRRQRAAGVGQVMEVKEATNFRCHRCIKNITSGGFCVTAAHLGSGTGWHPGCFTCATCNELLVDMIYFCRNEEIYCERHYADTIYPRCAACDEIILAREYTQAEKQTWHVEHFCCWNCDAPLAGQSLATRAEGPSRRTPPGFHTGTSTGTPVPTASAVVGVAATSSTSSSCSRTDNSSVPWTVNRERCSAGPRTDSKTYTFTDQTQLFII